A window of Plasmodium malariae genome assembly, chromosome: 12 genomic DNA:
CATACATAAGGACATATACATGCGTGTGAGAAACCATCTTAACGAGAAAATAGTCTTTTTAggaacattaaaaaataatcgAAAATTTTCACCGCCCTTTTTAAAACAGCACGAATCTTGGGGGAAACCCACAGATCGCGGTGCATCATTCGTTTGTTTTTCAGttcattcttttattttttatttattaatatattatatgaaggTAATTACGTGTTATTCTCTGTACTTTTCCGTTCTTCTCCTACCTTATGCCTTTTTTTCAACTGTTTGTCATTGGATCCCCACACACACACACGCACACGCACACGCGTACACACCTCTTCCGTCTTTTCCTTTTAGGTTTGCATCACTTCATGATATCATTAACTGTGGAATCATTCTCGTCTTCTTCAACTACATGATAAACATCCTTCTTGTATATATCTCCCTGGTCGGTAATGGGTCCTTCATTTAGATTACCATCCCCTTTTTTTGCTTTACTTATCCTGTTTAATTGCGCATCGGGGTAAGAGTTTGTGTGTTCATAAATGCAAGGCCAAGGGGCATCACAATTAGAAGctatttctctttttgtaGACTCATCCGAATTAATTGctagataaatattattacaactTCCCTTATAAATAAGCGAAGGGTCAgctttacaaatatattttttttcctcatcattttgtaaatttattttttcttttatccaATTATAAGGACATTCAAAGTTCCAATTCATTTcacaaaaattttcttttttttttttttccttacatGGCCATTCAACAGAACATTCTTTttcaaattcttttttcttttttactgttaaattttcaatggataatttttttctattacaATTTGTAAACAATTTTGGAGCTAAGCAATATCCATATTCTTTTATCCAATGTAATGGACATTCTtgttgttcataatttttttcacaaattttttttttgcacacAAATCttgttttacatttttcttcaaattttattttcatcgaTTTGGTAAAATAAGTAAACTTTTTATTCCCTTTACATGGacctttatatttttcatttggtacacattcatataaatttatttctgtCCATCCTTTTGGACAATTGGACAGATATTCATCAGGAGCACATTCTTTATAGCAAGGCCAATATGCTTCACATGCTGCACTccaattttctttttctgagTTCGTTAAATGCGTAAaatttatactattattactattgcaCATACCTCTATAGACAGTTATATCCGCTTTACAGCTATTATCGTTCTGTACAATAAAACCAACAGGacatatttcattataatcTCTTTTTCCACTATCACATGAATATGttgttaataaatttttacatcCCCATTCTACGTTACAACTTGATtcataattcattttatcattttccgTAAAATTATCAAACGATTGATTTATTTCACAGAAACCATCATATTCTGCATTAGCTGTACATACACTTTCTCCATTgttcagaatttttttttcccaataTTCTGGGCAAGGTAATGTGTAATCCTTTACACATTTCCCAATTTTTTCAAGCATTTTATTTTCGTCCTCATGAGCATTTttcactatttttatttcactttCATTAATTTCACTCTCACTGATTCTTGGCGCATGTTTtacaacattttttaaaatcgcACTTGAGCTTAGTGCACTTTCTGTTTTGCCATTTTTTTCCTGCACAGTGCAGGTGCAAAAGGGGTTGCCTGCTGCCACAGCTAGCACTGCAACAATCACTAAAACAAGCCAATTCATTTTTGGAAAAGTGGGAAAAGTGGGAAAAGTGAAAAAAGAACGCAAAAAAATTGCGAATGTAGCAAAGAAGTGCcaaagtgaaaaaataattaaatgaaaaaatggaaaaataattagaggacaaaatggaaaaataattagaggacaaaatggaaaaataattagaggacaaaatggaaaaataattagaggacaaaatggaaaaataattagaggacaaaatggaaaaataattagaggacaaaatggaaaaataattagAGGACAAAATGGTAAATGGAAGAAATTAAGGAGACTCATACATTTTTACCTGCGTGTGGGTAGGCACACAGTTATAACAATAATTGTCTTTTAAGAGTAACTATTATAATCCCAACAGATTTACAATTACAaacatgtaaaaattattttaaaaaaattggaaaaaggTAATTTGCGTTTGCTTAATATGCTCACTTATTATCATGGAGATGCCATGATTACAGCTAGGAAACCGTGGAACATTTAGAAATGAACAATTTCTTCTTATTAATGTAACaataaaaaacagaaaaaaaaagttgtcAGTAaagttacatatatgtatgtttatatatataggttcATGCGTACGTATTGCTATAAGAACAATTTTACAAAagacattttaaaaataaaatggacaAAACTTTCAAAATTCAATATGAAGCATTTCTTTGAATCTTTCCAATTATTTaactgtaaaaataaaaaggattcAAAGTGAATAGGCTTGTACGTATGTCCATACTGCacaaatgtatgtatgtatatatatatatatattatatatatatatatatatatatatatatatatattatattatatttttttttttttttatgtttatactGTTCAAATCAAAGTACGCGTTTCCgtatcattttaaaaatcacTATACATGATTTGTAGATAcattggaaaaaaaaaaaaaataatatatatataacaaaatatcaatttttatttatgcatatttgaaaaatttgaTATCTCTGAAAATAAGTATTATcatatgaacatatttttGACATATATAAAGGTTACTACGAAAcattcgttttattttattatatattattttttaatgtgcACTCGTGGCATACATAACACGTAGAGTTAAGTATATTATGGAAGTCCTTCtctaataagaaaaataggTTGTATAAGGCTGCATATGAACTACAACAGCAGATACTTTTTCAAATGTGTTATAACCGCGTGTTATATAGTCAACAACTTAAGTGTCTTCTATgaagtttttaattttgattaTCTTTTTACCTTTGTTTTATGTATACGTTCAtgaagacaaaaaaaaaaaagaaaaagaatggGTAAGAAAATCAATTGTTCAAAATATAACCAAAAATTcgatgaaatattaaaaagtttttttttcccattttccccattttttccattttttcaatcttctccatttttaaaaaaaacttttaacGAAACACACAtttcttaattatttaattttaagtaaagccaaaaaaaagtgtgttataaaataaaaagacgtacaaaaatataccattaaaaaaaaatgtaataaaacatatataaagaaccaaaaaaaataaaaaaaattaaaaatagataaCCACCAAGTTGTAGCAAATGAAcggtgaaaaaaaaaatatacatctatatatctatctatatatatatatatatatatatatatatacatacacatttaTAGCATTTGTCCTGAACGTtcaggtaaaaaaaaaaaaaaaaaaaaaaaaaaaacattaaatagTTCTTCaatcttaatatatatttattcataccCCAGTAGTATCATAAATAACATAACACTCACAATTCCCCATTTCATAACTGGATATTCATTAACCCATATAGTCAGTATACCTATATATGGTGCATAACCAACTGAAAGACCAAGTACATGCTCGTTTTCCAGCCAGTATTGATTATGTTCATACAAACCTCTATcatcaatattattattatctccttttgataatatatgaaatttattgTTTTCTGATAAGTGCATATTTAAAATCCTGTGAACAATTGGTATATCTCTTCCATTAATTTGATATACTACAACATCCCCAGCGTGGATGTTTGGTGGATGATATAATGCTAAAGTATCACCCCTATAATATCCTGGCTCCATACTACCACTTAATACCACAACAACTGGAGAATCGCAAcctatattaaaataaaaagcaaagccgtttttccatttttatatgaacgattcatacatttttgcaaaaaaaattatgaacaatacatattttccaaaatatTATTGGTACGTCACAATGTTAAAAGAATTGAAAGTAGGTCAAAAAAGggaagaaataaaacaaaatgagaaaaaaagtGGGATAAAATGACCAAGAAATTTATAGCGCAGAAATAGAATGcgttaaaaaatgatacaaaatggagtaaaataaaaaattgaaaccAACAGTTGGTTATATAAACATGTGCACACGAACACATAAACGCATGAACACATAAACGCATGAACATATAAACGCATGAACACATGAGCACATGAGCCCATGTATAATATGTGCAATGTACAACACAGTGATTTAATTAACCTGTGAGTACGACCAAGAGTTTCCAAATCATCAACGCATTTAGCAACAAACATACTATACTTAAAATGTGAGATATTCCATCTCTTGGATTTCTAAAAGTCTTCTTAATATCTATCAGTAATGAGTTATATTGCTCTTTTAGGAAATCCATAGTATGTGTTATTTTATCAATACATATGCCCaaatgtatgtgtgtatatgtatatatacgtatataatatGTGGGACGTATCAAATAATGGGATAACAAACTACACAACTTTTTACTCTCTTAACTCTTCTGGCTTACGAACAAACGCTAGATTAAATGAAATagtttcaaaataaaatgcaaacttaactaaataaaaaatattttataaggaaaaagttagaggggaaaaaaatataaaaacgaAATTAACTGTAAATTgaaaattcatttatatttttcacgtcatttcgttttttttcttttgggaatatatgaaaaaacaaaaaaatgtaatagcttatagcttttttttttttttttttaattatgaacaGCGAGCCTTTtcttgaaatatatattcattaaagCCTAGAACTGTTGTTACATTTGTGTGGATATACTTGTAAGCATTCCTATATGCATACACgggtataaatataaatacatatatttaatatgttgTGTACATTTGCTTACTGTGAATTCCCTTTTTacttgttaattttttttttttttttatttactattcACTGTGTATAGTCATTTTTACGTTTATTACTGATAGGGGTTTTACCTTGTTTTATGTTCATTTTAGGAAATGAAACTAAAAACGAGGCAAACGTTACACTCTGCGTAAAACTAAACGAGcatgaaaatttattatcgTTATCGTTATCGTTATCGCTatcgttattattattattattattttttttttttttttttttttttttttgttatttttttccccaGCCGCTTGAACATTTTTTAGAGATTGTAAAATTAACGAAAAGAGTATACACATGTAAATAGTAaactaattaaaatttttctgttAACACTATAACTGATTGAGTTGTATACCCATTTgttttcttataatttttttaaaaatgactataaaaatatcatgGTAGATCTGTAAGTGGCTAAAAGTTTTTATAAGGGCATAAATGcgaatatgaattatatggCTCCCATACGATAAAAGAGCTGTACGaacaaataagaaaaattgaCTTTAATTCCTGGTGTGTCTAGGTAAGTGCTAAGAGAAATTTATCTTTCCtaatatgtgtataatattgtatatgtatacactcataattttatatatatatgtatgtgtatgtctGTGTGTGTGAGGGGCAAGTAGCCATGTTTCCCACGCGCCCCATTAGCAGCAACACGATTTTGGAAAAAACCGTAGCATTTCGCTTAATGTGcgtaaattgaaaaaaaaaatataaatacaaatgaataagtaaatatatgcatattcaGGTGATAAATTTTTGTGGAAACGTGAAATctgttaaaattttgaataacCCTCTGAagtatatctttttttaaggTCAATATGTTAACATAATTACATCAAGAGCTAGAAAAGCAAATGGTACACCATTTAATAATGTTCGTGCATAGTCAGCattacaaaaacaaaattaaaaaaaaataaaaataaaacaatgcAATAATACGTTAAAGGGAAAAGCTGtcataatatgtaaaaacgaaaaaaaagagatttTAACTGTAATTTAGCTGCATTTATATTactgaaataattttaatttatttttctgaaCTGTTCATGTTACTCAACCTAGGTGGTTCCCCCTATTAattaaaagggaaaattGAACATcaaagaaaaggaagaaagaaaaaaaaaaaaaaaaaagaaattaaataatgaatgaACTAATGAATGGACGAAAAAACGAAAGAAAAGAGCGTAACGAAACAAAAAGTCATActacataatataatgtaatgtAATCTGGTAGAGTGTAATATGATATACCAAAATACTGCTGAACGGAAAGGTGTAGAAAAATGCGCATATAATATCCTCTGTTCCTGAGGTGGATGTTCATGTGTACAACATGCACTGTGCTggtaaaaacattttttccattttcccCCCCTCTTCGAAATAACCCTTTTTGAAAATGGGAATTATTAAGACTTAATATACCCATTTGATTTATCATTCATTTTGTCATTCTATTTATCATTCTATTTATCATTCATTTTGTCATTCTATTTATCATTCTATTTATCATTCATTTTGTCATTCTATTTATCATTCTATTTATCATTCATTTTGTCATTCTATTTATCATTCTATTTATCATTCATTTTGTCATTCTATTTATCATTCTATTTATCATTCATTCATTCTATTTATCATTCTATTTATCATTCTATTTATCATTCTATTTATCATTCTATTTATCACTCATTTTGTCATTCTATTTATCATTCTATTTATCACTCATTTTGTCATTCATTTTGTCATTCATtttgttattctttttatcatttttttttcctcccttttacataaatttggGAACTCCCCCTTCCGCTCTCATGTTTTAAGTTTATCCAACTTTGCATCGTTGAGTGAGTAGTATATATCATCCTTCTTGAGCTTTAAATCTGATGGACTAATATGCTCCTCTTTAGCAAtagatttaataaaaaattttttttcaagtttACAATGTATGGGCATAACAGTATCATCTGTGCTTTCaactaaataattaatttcaCTGTCTTCTTCTAAAATAAATGGTTTTtcattaacaaaaaaaatggatttaCCATCATCATACTGAACAATAAATGAATTCGTCTCTAAGCAATGTAAATTTCTACAAACATTTTTGATATGTTCATTTGATTCATTACTTGAAACACTCATAATGTCATCATCACTGTTATAGtctatttcatattttttataaaattcttcCATATTGGAAAAGTCAGACATACATTCATCAGTAAGGCAGTCGGACATATTGTCTTGTTCaggattattttttattctatccGATAACATAGTATTCcattttgataaaattgaattttttaGATCTTCCTCTTTCTGTAGTTTGTTTGCACACATTTCATCTTCACTAgttatgcatttatttttgcattctcctttaaaagaatattcctgttccttttttttgtaaattttttttgaattttttttaatttgtattttattacataaatctTCCTCGAAACTCCAGGTTACAATAGAGCTAGTTTTTTTGTTCGAATGTGTTACTTCGATCGAGTGTCGTGTTCCTCTGGAGCTAATCATACTTCCACTACGATCGATTGTATGATCATTTTTGTAATCAATTGCATCATCGATTTGATCTCCATCTTTACCTTTAGTATCATATTTAGTATCCCTGATATTCATTTCCCTTTCTCCGCCTCTTTTTATATCTGTACATACATCTATAAATTTAGGGAATTTCAAGGAGTAGTACTTATCATTTACACTagttgtttttcttttcttcaaGTGTATGAACATAGCTGACTCCATTTCGTTGTTAACGTTTatgttacatatttttatatcattttttgtaTCTACATTTTTGGTACTCCTTAAAAGTTCATAATCTACCTCCTTCTTCGATTCGATTGAAATGGCATCGTCAAAAAAGGAAGTCTTGGCGTTGTTCTCATAGTTGTCCTAAGGGggtaccaaaaaaaaataaaaaaaaaaaatatacagaaAGGTATATCAATAATAGTACAGATTAGCGTACAGATTAACGTACAGATTAACGTACAGATTAGTGTAGGAACAAATGTaggaacaaaataattttaaataaaacagaTTACAATTGCACACTGTAATGTACACCCCACTAGCTTAAACACTCAACATCCACAAAACTGCAATTCCGTTTTGCCTTTCTTTTCACAAAACAGAAAAAGCTtcgtaagaaaaaaaaaaaaaaaaaatagttatacATCAGTTAATCTCATGTAACGTGTTTTGTGCGTATATCgtaattttgcaaaaatacCATTGCGTTGGGTTCAATATTTTCATCTTTATTTGTTCTCATTTGTGCTTCTTATTTTCTTACATATCTTCTATTCTTCGTCCCcccaaaaaaaggaataatctTATTCGAAAGATAAACTtgtatttgttaatattCTTTCATCATTCctaagtttttttttc
This region includes:
- the PmUG01_12033200 gene encoding CPW-WPC family protein, putative translates to MNWLVLVIVAVLAVAAGNPFCTCTVQEKNGKTESALSSSAILKNVVKHAPRISESEINESEIKIVKNAHEDENKMLEKIGKCVKDYTLPCPEYWEKKILNNGESVCTANAEYDGFCEINQSFDNFTENDKMNYESSCNVEWGCKNLLTTYSCDSGKRDYNEICPVGFIVQNDNSCKADITVYRGMCNSNNSINFTHLTNSEKENWSAACEAYWPCYKECAPDEYLSNCPKGWTEINLYECVPNEKYKGPCKGNKKFTYFTKSMKIKFEEKCKTRFVCKKKICEKNYEQQECPLHWIKEYGYCLAPKLFTNCNRKKLSIENLTVKKKKEFEKECSVEWPCKEKKKKENFCEMNWNFECPYNWIKEKINLQNDEEKKYICKADPSLIYKGSCNNIYLAINSDESTKREIASNCDAPWPCIYEHTNSYPDAQLNRISKAKKGDGNLNEGPITDQGDIYKKDVYHVVEEDENDSTVNDIMK
- the SP21 gene encoding signal peptidase 21 kDa subunit, putative — translated: MDFLKEQYNSLLIDIKKTFRNPRDGISHILSIVCLLLNALMIWKLLVVLTGCDSPVVVVLSGSMEPGYYRGDTLALYHPPNIHAGDVVVYQINGRDIPIVHRILNMHLSENNKFHILSKGDNNNIDDRGLYEHNQYWLENEHVLGLSVGYAPYIGILTIWVNEYPVMKWGIVSVMLFMILLGYE
- the PmUG01_12033400 gene encoding conserved Plasmodium protein, unknown function, giving the protein MRTNKDENIEPNAMDNYENNAKTSFFDDAISIESKKEVDYELLRSTKNVDTKNDIKICNINVNNEMESAMFIHLKKRKTTSVNDKYYSLKFPKFIDVCTDIKRGGEREMNIRDTKYDTKGKDGDQIDDAIDYKNDHTIDRSGSMISSRGTRHSIEVTHSNKKTSSIVTWSFEEDLCNKIQIKKNSKKIYKKKEQEYSFKGECKNKCITSEDEMCANKLQKEEDLKNSILSKWNTMLSDRIKNNPEQDNMSDCLTDECMSDFSNMEEFYKKYEIDYNSDDDIMSVSSNESNEHIKNVCRNLHCLETNSFIVQYDDGKSIFFVNEKPFILEEDSEINYLVESTDDTVMPIHCKLEKKFFIKSIAKEEHISPSDLKLKKDDIYYSLNDAKLDKLKT